In a genomic window of Pangasianodon hypophthalmus isolate fPanHyp1 chromosome 19, fPanHyp1.pri, whole genome shotgun sequence:
- the dio3b gene encoding iodothyronine deiodinase 3b → MEGGEGSVCAPARRMPDVQDFMNALKNALVSLMLLPRFLLAAALLWLLDFVCIRRKVLVKMREREGSSLDDPPVTVSDSNRMFTLESLRAVWYSQKLDFCKAAHLGLAAPNSEVVPLGERKRARILDYARGARPLILNFGSCSUPPFMTRLAAFRRVADQYADIADSLLVYIEEAHPSDGWVSTDAPYQIPRHRCIKDRLRAARIMNATVPGSVVVVDTMDNSSNAAYGAYFERLYVVKDEKVVYQGGRGPEGYRISELRNWLEQYRQELEGSRPVVVHV, encoded by the coding sequence ATGGAGGGAGGTGAGGGTTCCGTGTGCGCACCCGCTCGGAGGATGCCGGACGTGCAGGACTTTATGAATGCGCTCAAAAACGCGCTGGTGTCCCTGATGCTGCTGCCGCGCTTCCTGTTGGCCGCCGCGCTGCTGTGGCTTCTCGACTTCGTCTGCATCCGCAGGAAGGTGCTGGTGAAGATGCGCGAGCGCGAGGGCTCGAGTCTCGACGACCCGCCGGTGACCGTGTCAGACTCGAACCGGATGTTCACGCTGGAGTCACTGCGCGCCGTGTGGTACAGCCAGAAGTTGGACTTCTGCAAGGCGGCGCACCTGGGGCTGGCGGCGCCTAACAGCGAGGTGGTGCCGCTCGGCGAACGGAAACGCGCGCGCATACTGGACTACGCCCGCGGCGCGAGACCGCTCATCCTGAACTTCGGTAGCTGCTCATGACCGCCGTTCATGACGCGCTTGGCCGCGTTCCGGCGCGTTGCTGACCAGTACGCCGACATCGCCGACTCGCTGCTCGTATACATCGAGGAGGCGCATCCGTCCGACGGCTGGGTGAGCACGGACGCCCCGTACCAGATCCCGCGCCACCGCTGCATAAAGGACCGGCTCCGAGCCGCGCGGATCATGAACGCCACGGTACCCGGCAGCGTCGTGGTCGTGGACACCATGGACAACTCGTCCAACGCGGCGTACGGAGCCTACTTCGAGCGCCTCTACGTAGTCAAGGACGAGAAGGTGGTGTATCAGGGAGGCCGGGGACCCGAGGGCTACCGCATTTCTGAACTGAGGAACTGGCTCGAGCAATATCGCCAAGAGCTCGAAGGCTCCAGACCGGTAGTGGTTCATGTctag